The Kordia sp. SMS9 DNA window ACTGCGAAATAGTAGCGTAAAAACGATTGACAGTTCTTTCTACCTAAGTGAAAATCATGTGCGCGGAACGATTCGTCCAAAAACCCTCCAAAACCACTTAACGGCGTTGAAGCCAAATCTTTTTTGGAACGAACAAAACCTTTCGCAGAAGCCTGTTTTCGTTTTGGAGCGACCAAAAATTTTGTGCGATTGCTTAACGACAAAGCTTCCAAAATTCCGTCTTGGTTAAACATCACTTGATTTCGCAACGCCTTAAACATGCCTTTAGCTATTGAAATAATATCGCGTTTGGAGTCATACGGATCTAAATCATGATCTTGATTTGGAAAAGGATCCACCATAATAATCGCGTAATTGTCGTCCTCTCGGATGGTTGTGTTCTTTTCTATAAGCACTTTCATACAGATTCCAAAAGGTTCGTTGTTAATTAATCCTCCATCTACAGAATTGAATGTATAAATGTCTTCGTTCTTTACATCGACACGAATGCCTTCACTCCTATTAAACAGATATTTTGGATACCGCGCTACATATTCATATGCAATTTTAATTTCACGCGATTTCAACCCGATGGGAAATGCTGAAGTACTCAACGTCGCATTTTTTAAATAATTGACATGTTCTTGATCTTTTAAATCTAACACAAAATAGAGCGATGTATCTTTTTCAGGAATTCCTGGAGGATGCGTTTCGTTTGCTATTTTATACCGAAAAAACCCACCGTGATTGGTGATCACGGTTTCGCTATCTTTAAAATCAATATGAAAGTTCAACCCGCGCAAATTCGTGGTTGTTAATACCAAATCTAAACTTTTAGAAACGTATTTTGGAAACGCTACTTGATAGTTTGTTTTTACTGCATGATCGGCAATTGCTTCAATAGGCGCTACATTTAGTAACGATTCTGGATATTCTTCTGTGTGCAAATCGTTCGTATGTAACAATTGCATCAAAGAGGTTTCTGTAGTAGAATCTGCCATTTTTACCCAAGACTGATACAATAGATTATCTTTCCCTTTCGGATTGTCTTTATTAACAAACTTGTGCTTCTTGTCTAGCAAACTCAATACAGTCAACGTTCCTGTAATTCCTCCCGCAGAAGCGCCACTTAATACTTCCAATTCTACATCGTGCATCGGAATGGAATCGTCATATTCAAGATGATTTTTTCCTAATTGCTTATTTCGTTCTTTGGCTTTTTCCCATAAATCCAACGATTCTAATAAGTAATCAATTACGCCAGCAGTAAAGGCGCCTGCGGAAACGGCACCTGCCATGGTAATGCATATTTTAAACTTTTTCGTAGGCATATTTTCAGTAATTTGTCAGTAAATATAGTATTTTCAAGCTTTTTTCATGTCAATTTTTGGTGCATTTAAGAATGATTTTTTAACAAAAAAATACAATGCACGCATAACTTTTACATTAGGATTCTTTGTTATATTTGTAGTGTAAATTCATTATGATGAAGATTGAACAAATATATACAGGTTGTTTAGCGCAAGGCGCATATTATATAGAGTCTAACGGAGAAGCTGCAATCATTGATCCATTACGCGAAACACAAACATATATAGACAAAGCAAAAACTAATAATGTGAACATCAAATATGTTTTTGAAACGCATTTTCATGCAGATTTTGTATCTGGTCATTTAGATTTGGCAAAAGCTACAGGAGCTACGATCGTTTTTGGGCCGAATGCAACGACTGATTATGAAATATATAATGCAAAAGATAACGAAGTATTTTCCATAGGGAATATTCAAATAAAAGCATTACACACGCCAGGACATACACTAGAATCTACTACCTATGTATTAATCGACGAAAACGGAAAGGAACACGCTATTTTTTCGGGAGATACCTTATTTTTAGGTGATGTAGGACGACCAGATTTGGCAATTAAGTCTGATGTAACAAAAGAAGATTTGGCAGGCATGCTGTACGATTCACTTCGTACAAAAATTATGACGTTACCTGACGATATCATTGTGTATCCAGCACATGGCGCGGGTTCTGCTTGTGGAAAAAACCTCAGCAAAGAAACCGTGGGCGTTTTGGGAGAACAAAAACAAACCAATTACGCGTTACGCGCAGACATGACCAAAGAAGAATTTATAGAAGAAGTATTGGATGGAATTGCGCCTCCTCCACAATATTTTGCCAAAAATGCACTATTGAATAAAACTGGCTACGATTTGTTTGAAACTGTATTGGAAAAAGGAGATGTAGCGTTGACTCCTGACATGTTTGAAGCACTTGCCAATGAAGAAAGTGCATTGGTTTTAGATGTTCGTAATCGAAAAGATTTTGTCACAGAACACATTCCGAATAGTATTTTTATTGGACTTGATGGCGGATTTGCACCTTGGGTTGGTGCGCTAATTAAAGATTTGCAACAACCGATTGTATTGGTTGTGCCAGAAGGAAAATCTGAGGAAGCAATTACACGGTTATCAAGAGTTGGATATGACAATACGCTGGGATATTTAGAAGGCGGAATAGAAGCTTGGAAAGCTAGTGGACGCGAAACAACCAGTATTGAGTCCATTTCCGCAGAAGCATTTGAGATACGCTTACAAGAAAATACATTAAATGTACTAGATGTTCGCAAAGATGGCGAATACAAAGCAAAACATATTGAAAACGTACAGCATTTTGCATTGGATTTTATCAATGAACAGATGAACGAAATTAATCCTGCAAACGAATATCATATTCATTGTGCAGGTGGCTATCGTTCTGTGATTGCAGCTTCTATTTTAAAAGCACGCGGATTTCATAAGGTAATTGATATTGCAGGTGGATTTGCGGCGATTAAAAAAACAACTATTCCGTTGACAGAATTTGTATGTCCGTCTACATTATAAAAGTATTCATACCAATTGTAAAAAGCCTTTTCATTTAGTTGGAAAGGCTTTTTTTTAGCATCTTTTTAAAACAAAATACTACAAAATGTACGATTGTGTCGGTTTAAAAAAGTAGTACATTCAATACTACAAACCTAATACTAAGTACATTATGAAAAAAAGAGAATTAAAAAACTTAAAATTAAGCAAGCAATTTGTTTCTAAACTTACTTCTTTAAAAGGTGGATATATCCCAGCTGCTACTTGTGAATCGCCTTGTCAAGGAGGAACAGATTGTTGTGAGCCAGGTAGTATGCGAGCTTGTACGTATGATCCAGAGTCTAACAGTTGGATTGATAAAATTTGCATGTGTCCAATAACTGTAGATTAGTCGAATTGGCAAACAATCAGTTATTTAAATCAATTTTATAAATAGCAAAAAGGCGCTGGTTAGGCGCCTTTCCTATGTTAAAAATCACTCGTGGTGTTTAATTTTAGTATATTTTTTTCACTTATTACAGTATTGTACTAGCTATTTTTAGTACAAGAAGTTTAATGCGGTGATATCGTTGTTGTTAAATTCTCCATCTTCAGAAGAACTAAAACAAGCTACCATTATAGAAGATGCATCATATCCTGTTGGTGTTCCTGGAATATGAATAGCTCCAACTCCTGCGCTTCCTTCGTTTGTGTTTTGTCCACAACTTTGTCTGCTGAACCAATCTGTATGACGGAATCCAACTGAATGTCCAATTTCATGTGTAGTTACATGCTCAACAACATTAGTATCATAAATACTACTGTTTAATCCTGAGAAAAGTTGTACAAATTTATATGGGTTACCACCTGAAGGGAAACCAGCAGATCCACCTGCAGATCCATTTGTTTGATACACTACCATATCTTTATCTTGCCAGTTTGTTCCGAATGTTAATT harbors:
- a CDS encoding rhodanese-like domain-containing protein, producing MKIEQIYTGCLAQGAYYIESNGEAAIIDPLRETQTYIDKAKTNNVNIKYVFETHFHADFVSGHLDLAKATGATIVFGPNATTDYEIYNAKDNEVFSIGNIQIKALHTPGHTLESTTYVLIDENGKEHAIFSGDTLFLGDVGRPDLAIKSDVTKEDLAGMLYDSLRTKIMTLPDDIIVYPAHGAGSACGKNLSKETVGVLGEQKQTNYALRADMTKEEFIEEVLDGIAPPPQYFAKNALLNKTGYDLFETVLEKGDVALTPDMFEALANEESALVLDVRNRKDFVTEHIPNSIFIGLDGGFAPWVGALIKDLQQPIVLVVPEGKSEEAITRLSRVGYDNTLGYLEGGIEAWKASGRETTSIESISAEAFEIRLQENTLNVLDVRKDGEYKAKHIENVQHFALDFINEQMNEINPANEYHIHCAGGYRSVIAASILKARGFHKVIDIAGGFAAIKKTTIPLTEFVCPSTL